In a single window of the Candidatus Poribacteria bacterium genome:
- a CDS encoding transposase — MNSILWILRTRAPWSDLPEKHPTYQTCHRRSRRLLQLR; from the coding sequence CTGAATAGTATTCTCTGGATCCTGCGGACACGTGCCCCTTGGTCGGATTTACCAGAAAAGCATCCGACCTATCAAACGTGTCATCGCCGTTCAAGGCGACTTCTCCAACTGCGTTAG
- a CDS encoding radical SAM protein, whose amino-acid sequence MRKLKIGVIDLVAKGPTRNLWARTMHANLASIMPQTIAVWCEEEGHDVTFVCYAGLENPIEEFPETLDLVVIGTFSQGAQLAYALSNLFRSRGAVTVLGGPHARCYPQDAQKYFDYVLGFTDRDTIRDLLRDCSQHRPMGVHLSANGQPMTLPSVQERWKFIEITHRKAPWIKVVPMLGSMGCPYTCSFCIDSVVPYQPLEFDVMKADLRFLLEKFKRPIVGWHDPNFGIRFDDYLSAIEDAVPPGSVDFIAESSLALLSEPHMERLQRNGFKVLLPGIESWQDFGNKSKTGRHQGVDKVREVSEQVNMILRYVPYVQTNFIFGLDIDEGTEPFELTKRFLEMTPGAYPAYLLLTAYGQAAPLNLEYQRAGRVLPFPFYFLDSKRGMNIKPKNYAWDEFYDNVIDLIGHNISWRNLISSYKAIDAFIPRWVNVIRVLPWFEQLKYYREIRRRLDEDPQFRPFFNGDTTEIPQFYVERIRKSLGAFWEWLPEGALHHDPNAYLKSEENSLTQLEKSP is encoded by the coding sequence ATTGCCGTATGGTGTGAAGAAGAGGGGCATGATGTCACCTTCGTCTGCTATGCGGGTCTTGAAAATCCCATTGAAGAATTCCCCGAAACGCTGGATCTCGTTGTGATAGGGACGTTCTCGCAGGGAGCACAACTGGCATACGCGTTGAGCAATCTCTTTCGATCCAGAGGTGCAGTCACTGTACTTGGGGGTCCTCACGCCCGATGCTACCCTCAAGATGCACAGAAGTATTTCGATTACGTTCTGGGTTTTACGGACAGAGACACTATCCGGGACCTTTTGCGAGACTGTTCACAGCACCGGCCTATGGGCGTTCACCTTTCAGCAAATGGGCAACCGATGACTCTGCCGAGTGTACAAGAGCGTTGGAAGTTCATTGAAATCACCCACCGTAAAGCTCCGTGGATTAAAGTGGTTCCGATGCTCGGTAGCATGGGGTGTCCATACACGTGTAGTTTTTGTATTGATTCGGTTGTTCCGTATCAACCTCTGGAATTTGATGTTATGAAGGCAGATCTGCGTTTCCTCTTGGAGAAGTTTAAACGCCCGATTGTCGGTTGGCACGATCCCAACTTCGGTATCCGATTCGATGACTATCTGTCTGCAATCGAAGATGCCGTTCCACCAGGCAGTGTTGATTTCATTGCTGAAAGTAGCCTGGCACTCCTCTCGGAACCGCATATGGAACGGCTACAGCGGAACGGATTTAAGGTGCTGTTGCCCGGAATTGAGTCGTGGCAGGACTTCGGTAACAAATCAAAGACGGGGCGACATCAGGGAGTTGATAAAGTTCGAGAGGTATCGGAGCAGGTTAACATGATTCTGAGGTACGTTCCGTACGTTCAAACCAACTTCATATTTGGACTCGATATTGACGAAGGGACAGAGCCGTTTGAACTCACAAAACGCTTCCTGGAGATGACCCCTGGAGCGTATCCTGCGTATTTGCTATTGACGGCATACGGACAGGCAGCACCTCTGAACCTTGAATATCAACGGGCGGGACGGGTTCTCCCCTTTCCATTCTATTTCCTTGACAGTAAGCGCGGGATGAATATCAAACCGAAAAACTATGCGTGGGATGAGTTTTACGATAACGTCATTGATCTGATTGGGCACAATATTTCATGGAGGAACCTCATTAGCAGTTATAAGGCGATTGATGCCTTTATCCCGCGATGGGTGAACGTTATCCGTGTCCTGCCATGGTTCGAACAACTCAAGTACTATCGCGAAATACGGAGACGACTTGATGAAGATCCTCAGTTCCGACCCTTCTTTAACGGAGATACGACGGAAATTCCACAGTTCTATGTGGAACGGATACGAAAGAGTCTGGGAGCGTTTTGGGAGTGGCTTCCGGAGGGTGCTTTGCATCATGACCCGAACGCTTATCTCAAGTCAGAAGAGAATTCGCTAACGCAGTTGGAGAAGTCGCCTTGA